The following are from one region of the Anaerotignum faecicola genome:
- a CDS encoding Holliday junction resolvase RecU: protein MINEAYFRTPSTTDYNGVYNGYYIDFEAKETKK from the coding sequence GTGATAAATGAAGCTTATTTTCGTACACCTTCAACAACTGATTATAACGGTGTTTATAATGGTTATTATATCGATTTTGAGGCAAAGGAAACGAAGAAATAA
- a CDS encoding Holliday junction resolvase RecU, translating to MLWERYIQEIKKSITVEEIRKNGYHIPYQYQPRLDYLKAVIS from the coding sequence ATTTTATGGGAAAGATACATCCAAGAAATTAAAAAATCGATTACTGTTGAAGAAATTCGGAAAAATGGTTACCATATTCCTTATCAATATCAACCAAGATTGGATTACCTCAAAGCAGTGATAAGTTGA
- a CDS encoding transglycosylase domain-containing protein: MGAVGKNLTGGFGAQGASTLTQQVVKDSFLTQQKSIGRKAQEAYLSYRLEQEYSKDEIFQLLE, translated from the coding sequence ATTGGTGCTGTTGGGAAAAACTTAACTGGTGGATTCGGTGCTCAAGGTGCGTCAACATTAACACAACAAGTTGTTAAAGACTCATTCTTAACGCAACAAAAATCTATCGGTCGTAAAGCTCAAGAAGCTTACCTCTCCTACCGTCTTGAACAAGAATATAGTAAAGATGAAATTTTCCAGTTACTTGAATAA
- a CDS encoding penicillin-binding transpeptidase domain-containing protein: MGYKPCDSRRIIILVDGSEFRNYDTKSHGNVSAYDALRQSFNIPALKTWQQVKKSAGNDAPKKFASKVGLDYSGKIGPSEVLGGSSSEFSPTQLASAFAAIANGGTYNNAHSIQKLLLTMVTRLNMIILVTKR, encoded by the coding sequence ATGGGCTACAAACCATGCGATTCAAGACGAATCATCATATTGGTTGATGGCTCAGAATTTAGAAACTATGACACTAAGAGTCATGGTAATGTATCTGCTTATGATGCTTTACGTCAAAGTTTCAACATTCCTGCCCTTAAAACTTGGCAACAAGTTAAAAAATCAGCAGGAAACGATGCACCTAAGAAATTCGCTTCAAAAGTTGGCTTAGATTATAGTGGTAAAATAGGTCCATCAGAAGTACTCGGTGGTTCATCTTCTGAATTCTCACCTACTCAATTAGCTTCTGCATTCGCTGCAATTGCTAATGGTGGTACTTATAACAATGCCCACTCTATTCAAAAGTTGTTACTCACGATGGTGACACGATTGAATATGATCATTCTAGTCACAAAGCGATGA